In Brevibacillus brevis NBRC 100599, a single genomic region encodes these proteins:
- a CDS encoding sensor histidine kinase, whose protein sequence is MQKQKWYHILQKNTGLSPYVWVVFYILPFYFIFRSSSTYEAVIGIIMIILFFICYVFSFLSKGWLIYFWTGVQIIISIAMTLMFGYVYFSLFLAFFIGNIENKIGFVTLYTVHLISTAISVNIGFFTKNAQLIGQLPFVLVSMVAVILLPVTTYNWNKREKLQGELEHANKRISELVKLEERQRIARDLHDTLGQKLSLIGLKSDLANKLINKNPALARTELEEIRQTARIALKEVREMVTQMRGTRLEDEMFRIKQIFKAADIEFVLEGDTNLTNTSLMTENVLCMCLKEAVNNIVKHSNATASSIVIEPTRTDLVVSVTDNGIGMAEELVYRGNGLRGMKERLEFVNGSMEIQSSVSGTQLVIRVPNIFKQPEQEAGR, encoded by the coding sequence ATGCAGAAGCAGAAGTGGTATCACATTCTTCAAAAAAATACGGGCTTGAGCCCTTATGTGTGGGTTGTTTTCTACATCCTGCCATTCTATTTCATCTTCCGATCATCCTCGACGTACGAAGCGGTGATCGGAATCATCATGATCATTCTGTTTTTCATTTGCTATGTTTTCTCCTTTCTGTCAAAGGGCTGGCTGATTTACTTTTGGACGGGTGTGCAGATCATCATATCCATCGCCATGACCTTGATGTTCGGCTATGTGTATTTCTCGCTCTTCTTGGCGTTTTTTATCGGGAATATCGAGAACAAGATCGGCTTTGTTACGCTGTACACGGTTCATTTGATTAGTACCGCCATATCGGTCAACATCGGTTTTTTCACCAAAAACGCGCAATTGATTGGCCAGCTTCCGTTTGTTTTGGTTAGCATGGTTGCTGTCATTCTCTTGCCCGTGACCACGTACAACTGGAATAAGCGCGAGAAGCTCCAGGGAGAGCTGGAGCATGCGAACAAGCGGATTTCAGAGCTGGTCAAGCTAGAGGAACGCCAACGCATTGCCCGTGACTTGCACGATACGTTGGGGCAGAAGCTCTCCCTGATTGGGTTGAAAAGTGATTTGGCGAACAAGCTGATCAACAAAAATCCTGCTCTTGCGAGAACGGAGCTGGAGGAAATCAGGCAAACGGCGCGAATCGCTTTGAAAGAAGTACGGGAAATGGTCACACAAATGCGTGGGACGCGGCTTGAGGATGAGATGTTTCGGATCAAACAAATTTTCAAGGCAGCGGATATTGAGTTCGTGCTGGAAGGCGACACGAATCTGACCAATACTTCGCTGATGACAGAAAACGTGCTTTGCATGTGCCTGAAAGAAGCGGTCAACAATATTGTGAAGCATAGCAATGCCACTGCCTCCTCCATTGTCATCGAACCCACTCGTACCGATCTCGTTGTAAGCGTAACGGATAATGGCATTGGAATGGCGGAGGAATTGGTTTACCGGGGCAACGGTTTGCGTGGGATGAAGGAACGGCTGGAATTTGTCAACGGAAGCATGGAAATCCAGTCCTCAGTCTCTGGAACACAGCTAGTGATCCGGGTACCCAACATCTTCAAACAACCGGAACAGGAGGCGGGAAGATGA
- a CDS encoding response regulator transcription factor — MIRIVIAEDQRMLLGALASLLDLEEDMKVVGKASNGEDAVKLVHQHQPDICIMDIEMPVKSGLDAAEELKGSGCKVMILTTFARPGYFERALKAGANGYLLKDSPSEELASSIRSIMAGRRIYAPELVDEAYGQENPLTEREKEVLLLVADGKNTKEIASQLYITTGTVRNYISVILDKLGVSNRIEAIMHSKEKGWFK; from the coding sequence ATGATTCGCATTGTCATTGCAGAGGATCAGAGAATGCTCTTGGGAGCCCTTGCTTCCCTGCTCGATTTGGAAGAGGATATGAAGGTCGTCGGAAAAGCAAGTAATGGTGAGGATGCGGTCAAGCTCGTGCATCAGCATCAGCCCGACATTTGCATTATGGATATCGAAATGCCAGTCAAAAGTGGATTAGACGCTGCCGAGGAATTGAAAGGCAGCGGGTGCAAGGTGATGATTCTTACAACCTTTGCTCGCCCCGGTTACTTCGAACGAGCTCTGAAGGCAGGAGCAAACGGCTACTTGCTCAAGGACAGCCCGAGCGAAGAGCTGGCTAGCTCGATTCGCAGCATTATGGCTGGGCGGCGGATCTATGCGCCTGAGCTGGTCGATGAGGCATACGGGCAGGAGAATCCGCTGACGGAGCGGGAAAAGGAAGTCCTGCTTTTGGTCGCTGACGGGAAGAACACCAAGGAGATTGCCAGTCAGCTGTACATTACGACAGGGACTGTGCGGAATTACATCTCCGTCATTCTCGACAAGCTCGGTGTGAGCAATCGGATCGAGGCGATTATGCATTCAAAGGAAAAAGGCTGGTTTAAGTAG
- a CDS encoding helix-turn-helix domain-containing protein has translation MNPETDDPKQVVLQVGGVLKKIRKEKHLSLEDLSELSGVSKLTLGNIERGETNPTIGVLWKISKCLSIPLLALFSTENSVNLSRAGKGLRIAGDNKDWVIEPIFQNVSNEIETCRAYLQPNSSYYPEKHHHNTTEIATVMSGTLSIHVNNESYVLNQYDSISFCADGTHSYINQSDELVVLHIILKYGV, from the coding sequence GTGAATCCAGAAACCGATGATCCTAAACAAGTTGTTTTACAGGTTGGAGGGGTATTAAAAAAAATTCGTAAAGAGAAGCATTTGAGCCTGGAAGATTTATCAGAATTATCCGGTGTGAGCAAGCTGACACTTGGAAATATTGAGCGTGGAGAAACCAACCCAACAATCGGGGTGCTATGGAAAATTTCGAAATGCTTATCTATCCCACTCTTGGCGTTATTCTCAACCGAGAACAGTGTAAATCTGTCCAGAGCTGGGAAGGGACTCAGAATTGCTGGGGATAATAAAGATTGGGTCATTGAGCCAATCTTTCAAAACGTAAGTAATGAAATTGAAACGTGTAGAGCTTATTTACAGCCGAATAGCTCATACTATCCAGAGAAGCATCACCACAATACAACGGAAATTGCGACGGTCATGTCAGGAACCCTTTCCATCCATGTAAATAATGAGTCATACGTCTTGAATCAGTATGATTCGATTAGTTTTTGTGCAGATGGCACGCATTCCTATATAAATCAGTCCGACGAGCTTGTTGTGCTCCATATTATATTGAAATACGGGGTTTAA
- a CDS encoding CynX/NimT family MFS transporter produces MSTQEMKSKPNVARSAVWVVIVGIIFIAANLRAPLTSVGPLVGLIRDDVHISNTLAGMITTLPLLAFALFSPIVPKLGRRFGVEGIILISIILLTFGVILRSFSGIGTLYIGTAVLGLAISVSNVLLPSLIKREFPRQIGLMTGVYSISMNLLGAIASGISVPIAVGLGVGWRGALGIWAILSLVSVLFWLPQMKRRNRETATIQNQSADSSVNIWRSALAWQVTLFMGLQSTFFYVLITWLPEILKQQGISSDQAGWFLSVMQLAVLPFTFIVPIIAGRMSSQRLLVTITAILLLMGTLGLLYGSANFIVWWIIMLGIGGGFAFSLSMMFFGLRTENAQQAAELSGMAQSVGYLLAAIGPTLFGYLHDATDSWTVPLLLLVCASILLFVFGLGAARNRSIGSKATIPPSNTPPNAK; encoded by the coding sequence ATGAGCACGCAAGAGATGAAATCAAAACCAAATGTTGCCAGATCAGCAGTTTGGGTGGTTATTGTAGGAATCATATTTATTGCAGCCAATTTACGGGCTCCTTTAACCTCAGTGGGGCCTCTAGTTGGTCTTATTAGGGACGATGTTCATATTTCGAATACGCTGGCAGGTATGATTACCACGTTGCCCCTATTAGCTTTTGCACTTTTTTCTCCTATTGTTCCTAAATTAGGACGAAGGTTTGGAGTAGAAGGAATCATTCTAATTTCCATCATCCTTCTTACTTTTGGGGTTATTTTGCGTTCTTTCTCAGGAATCGGTACTTTATATATCGGTACCGCTGTTCTTGGATTGGCAATTTCCGTTTCTAATGTATTGTTGCCAAGTCTTATAAAGCGGGAGTTTCCTAGACAAATTGGTTTAATGACTGGTGTATATTCCATTTCTATGAATTTATTAGGGGCAATTGCATCTGGTATTAGTGTTCCCATTGCAGTTGGATTAGGAGTTGGATGGCGAGGGGCGTTGGGAATATGGGCCATTCTTAGTTTGGTATCTGTATTATTTTGGTTACCTCAAATGAAACGCCGCAATAGGGAAACAGCCACGATTCAAAATCAATCGGCGGATAGCAGTGTGAATATATGGCGTTCCGCACTAGCGTGGCAAGTAACCTTGTTTATGGGACTCCAATCTACGTTTTTCTATGTACTAATTACATGGCTACCTGAAATCTTAAAACAGCAAGGAATAAGTTCAGATCAAGCTGGTTGGTTCCTATCCGTTATGCAGTTAGCCGTGCTTCCCTTTACTTTTATCGTTCCGATTATCGCTGGGCGTATGTCCAGCCAACGTTTATTAGTTACGATTACGGCCATTTTGCTTTTAATGGGAACGCTTGGATTACTTTACGGTAGCGCGAATTTCATTGTTTGGTGGATCATCATGCTCGGAATTGGTGGAGGTTTTGCATTTAGTTTATCGATGATGTTTTTTGGTTTACGTACAGAGAATGCTCAACAGGCTGCAGAGCTGTCCGGTATGGCTCAATCAGTTGGATACCTGCTTGCCGCAATAGGCCCGACCCTTTTCGGATATCTGCATGATGCAACGGATAGCTGGACGGTTCCCCTTCTACTTTTGGTTTGTGCGTCAATCTTGCTCTTTGTATTTGGTCTAGGTGCAGCTAGAAATCGTTCTATTGGTTCAAAAGCAACGATTCCACCGAGTAACACTCCGCCAAATGCGAAGTAA
- a CDS encoding spore coat protein yields MTGILQSLAGMGGLTDQVIAMDLLISAKSGVRNYAMALTETGTPEIKATLTKQLEEAIDLHEKISLYMIERGWYHPWNIAEQIELDQQNIQTALHLP; encoded by the coding sequence ATGACTGGCATTCTTCAAAGCTTAGCTGGTATGGGTGGCCTGACGGATCAAGTAATCGCCATGGACCTTCTCATCTCCGCAAAGAGCGGTGTACGGAATTATGCGATGGCACTGACAGAAACAGGCACCCCAGAAATTAAGGCAACACTAACCAAGCAATTGGAAGAAGCAATCGATTTGCACGAAAAGATCAGCCTATACATGATTGAGCGAGGCTGGTACCATCCATGGAATATTGCCGAGCAGATTGAATTGGATCAGCAAAATATCCAGACCGCGTTACATCTTCCGTGA
- a CDS encoding zinc-dependent alcohol dehydrogenase, which produces MKAVTYQGIKNVVVKEVPDPKLEKPDDMIVKLTSTAICGSDLHLVHGMIPNLQEDYIIGHEPMGIVEEVGPGVTKLKKGDRVIIPFTIACGECFYCKNHLESQCDNSNENGDMGGFFGYSGTTGGYPGGQAEYLRVPFANFTHFKLPENCEVEDEKLCLIADAMPTAYWSVDNAGVKDGDTVIVLGCGPVGLLVQKFCWLKGAKRVIAVDYIEYRLQHAKRTNNVEIVNFEQKENIGNYLKEITKGGADVVIDAVGMDGKMSDLEFLASGLKLQGGAMGAIVIASQAVRKGGTIQITGVYGGRYNAFPLGDIMQRNVNIRSGQAPVIHYMPYMYELITTGKVDPGDIITHVIPLGEAKRGYEVFDTKTDNCIKVVLKP; this is translated from the coding sequence ATGAAAGCTGTTACATACCAAGGCATTAAAAACGTAGTAGTAAAAGAGGTGCCCGATCCGAAGCTTGAAAAACCCGATGATATGATCGTGAAATTGACAAGCACCGCCATATGCGGATCCGATCTCCATTTAGTTCATGGCATGATCCCCAATTTGCAAGAGGATTATATTATCGGTCACGAACCAATGGGTATTGTCGAAGAGGTTGGCCCTGGTGTAACCAAGCTGAAAAAGGGCGATCGCGTCATTATTCCATTTACGATCGCTTGCGGCGAATGCTTTTATTGCAAAAACCATTTAGAAAGCCAATGTGACAATTCAAACGAGAATGGCGATATGGGTGGTTTTTTCGGATATTCCGGTACAACTGGCGGTTATCCTGGGGGACAGGCAGAGTATTTGCGGGTGCCGTTTGCGAACTTTACCCATTTCAAGCTACCTGAAAACTGCGAAGTAGAGGATGAAAAGCTGTGCTTGATTGCCGATGCCATGCCAACTGCCTATTGGAGCGTAGATAACGCAGGTGTCAAAGACGGGGATACCGTGATCGTTCTGGGCTGCGGACCCGTAGGTCTTCTTGTCCAAAAGTTTTGCTGGCTGAAAGGTGCAAAACGTGTGATCGCGGTTGATTATATCGAGTACCGCCTGCAACATGCAAAACGTACGAACAACGTAGAAATCGTTAACTTTGAGCAAAAGGAAAATATCGGTAACTACCTGAAAGAAATCACGAAGGGTGGCGCTGATGTTGTCATCGATGCTGTTGGTATGGATGGAAAAATGTCCGACCTGGAGTTTCTAGCGAGTGGCTTGAAGCTGCAAGGAGGCGCTATGGGGGCAATCGTCATCGCTTCCCAAGCAGTCCGCAAAGGCGGTACGATCCAAATTACCGGTGTTTATGGCGGGCGCTATAATGCCTTCCCTCTCGGAGACATCATGCAGCGCAATGTCAACATACGTTCCGGACAAGCTCCTGTGATCCACTACATGCCCTATATGTATGAGCTCATTACCACCGGAAAAGTCGATCCAGGCGACATCATCACGCACGTCATTCCCTTGGGTGAAGCAAAGCGTGGATACGAAGTGTTTGATACGAAAACGGACAATTGCATCAAAGTCGTTCTAAAGCCTTGA
- a CDS encoding spore coat protein has protein sequence MNNDYQDPINALNMPEKADMTFAMDFLIRAKEGVRNTAIALTETITPEARAVLRKQLHQGIALHQEIAELMLSKKWFHPYELHEQYQLDHLSALETIQIGQMNLFPEDTSRKSMFDRTPDEHH, from the coding sequence ATGAACAACGATTATCAAGATCCCATAAATGCGTTAAACATGCCGGAGAAAGCAGATATGACTTTTGCTATGGACTTCCTCATTCGTGCCAAGGAAGGCGTCCGAAACACAGCAATCGCTCTGACTGAAACCATTACTCCGGAAGCAAGAGCCGTATTGCGGAAACAACTCCACCAAGGAATTGCTCTCCATCAAGAAATCGCCGAGCTGATGCTCAGTAAAAAATGGTTCCATCCCTACGAGCTTCATGAACAGTATCAACTAGACCACCTCTCAGCCTTGGAAACGATCCAAATCGGGCAAATGAACCTTTTCCCTGAAGATACTTCGCGAAAAAGCATGTTCGATCGGACACCAGATGAACACCACTGA
- a CDS encoding DUF805 domain-containing protein, which yields MHWYTSVLKQYVAFAGRARRQEYWMFTLFNIIVSLVIALVDSLIGTASVLGYIYSLAVLLPSLSVTARRLHDTGRSGWWMLLGLIPFIGAIILIVFMCQDSQGDNQYGANPKASQSF from the coding sequence ATGCATTGGTATACAAGCGTATTGAAACAATACGTCGCTTTTGCAGGAAGAGCTAGACGTCAAGAATATTGGATGTTCACTTTGTTCAACATCATCGTATCTCTGGTAATTGCTCTCGTAGACTCATTAATTGGTACTGCATCTGTTTTGGGCTATATCTATTCACTAGCAGTATTACTGCCTAGTTTGAGCGTAACTGCTCGCCGATTGCACGATACAGGAAGAAGTGGTTGGTGGATGCTTCTTGGGTTAATTCCTTTTATCGGTGCAATTATCTTGATCGTTTTCATGTGTCAAGACAGCCAGGGAGACAACCAATACGGTGCGAATCCTAAAGCTTCGCAATCATTCTAA